Proteins from one Bacteroidales bacterium genomic window:
- a CDS encoding helix-turn-helix domain-containing protein produces the protein MKDNQTENKVVTLHRLGWSIRRIARELHISRERVHRIVASNSDKRDTTQEGQIKQKTDRVSKLDPYKSYIGDLLEKYPNITGQRVFEHLQEKGFDGGITIVRDYVKSIREVGSKTPVRMVETLPGQRASHVAHLVVNQESCVQWKGYLYVVPQKYIYELCPVRITEKELIVYSSDGKQLVVHPLAKSGQKGRYVGVHQKRGKKPDLPISDVISRLESFAPEMARYIEQLKQHKPHSWGSHLRRLLALKINYHTQDIMLAVNRAQDYNVYEAGDIEGFLKNNSESRYSTRLSIKPRSNDHYNEY, from the coding sequence ATGAAAGACAATCAAACAGAGAACAAGGTAGTCACACTTCATAGACTGGGCTGGTCGATCCGCCGTATCGCGCGTGAGCTGCATATCTCCCGTGAGCGGGTCCACCGGATAGTGGCCTCAAACTCGGATAAACGTGATACCACCCAGGAAGGTCAGATTAAGCAGAAAACCGATCGGGTAAGCAAGCTGGATCCGTATAAGAGTTACATTGGTGATCTGCTGGAGAAATACCCTAATATCACGGGACAGCGGGTTTTTGAGCATCTTCAGGAGAAGGGTTTTGATGGCGGGATAACGATTGTTCGTGACTATGTGAAATCGATCCGTGAGGTGGGCTCAAAAACGCCGGTGCGTATGGTAGAAACGCTACCAGGCCAGCGGGCCTCCCATGTGGCCCACCTGGTGGTTAACCAGGAGTCCTGTGTACAGTGGAAAGGATATCTGTATGTCGTGCCACAGAAGTACATTTATGAGCTCTGCCCGGTACGTATCACTGAGAAAGAGTTGATCGTATACTCTTCGGATGGCAAGCAGCTGGTCGTGCATCCCCTGGCAAAGAGTGGACAGAAGGGCCGGTATGTGGGAGTACACCAGAAAAGGGGGAAGAAGCCTGATCTTCCTATCTCGGATGTGATATCCCGCCTTGAAAGCTTTGCGCCAGAAATGGCAAGGTATATCGAACAGTTAAAGCAGCATAAACCTCATTCCTGGGGATCCCACCTGCGAAGGCTGCTGGCCCTGAAGATAAACTACCACACGCAAGATATTATGCTGGCCGTTAACAGGGCGCAGGATTACAATGTTTATGAGGCGGGAGATATCGAAGGGTTCTTGAAGAACAACTCCGAGTCTCGCTACAGCACCCGATTATCCATTAAACCCAGAAGTAACGATCACTACAATGAGTACTAA
- a CDS encoding ParB/RepB/Spo0J family partition protein codes for MLPRIEIIPTLALDLSLSELRIMNVTRIEQIKQSMRHQGQLQPIIVRVYEGGYQVIDGFKRVYIAMDLMIEDMECYLVDVDEQAAKVLILSYNRTNQSMEVLEEAMVLKSMLEGGTLEQRHLARLIARSPSWVSRRLSLIGRLDEAVATEIRMGTITSSHARALMRLPRGNQAELVGVISHFHLSTRLSERLVDAWLEAEDEDEKDFILSHPEHFLWNQHDLPDQSYDDRLSAYGNELMQYVMNIWPRLEVVRMTLEDRRFGDLDHREQEIIYPFLTELNGLSEKIICLTSELQIEKPQ; via the coding sequence ATGCTTCCGAGAATAGAAATCATCCCCACCCTTGCTTTGGACCTCTCCTTATCCGAGTTGCGGATAATGAATGTAACCCGTATTGAACAGATTAAGCAGTCGATGCGCCATCAGGGGCAGTTACAGCCTATCATTGTACGCGTGTATGAGGGCGGATATCAGGTCATTGATGGATTTAAAAGGGTTTATATTGCCATGGACCTGATGATCGAGGATATGGAGTGCTATCTGGTGGATGTTGATGAACAGGCGGCCAAGGTTTTAATATTGAGCTACAACCGTACGAACCAATCAATGGAGGTATTGGAAGAAGCGATGGTTTTGAAGTCCATGTTGGAGGGTGGTACCCTGGAACAGCGTCACCTGGCCAGGTTGATTGCCCGGAGTCCCTCGTGGGTTAGCCGGCGCTTGTCTTTGATCGGCAGGCTGGATGAGGCGGTAGCCACAGAGATCCGCATGGGCACGATCACCAGCAGCCATGCTCGCGCTTTGATGCGGTTGCCGCGCGGCAATCAGGCAGAACTTGTGGGTGTGATCAGTCATTTTCATTTATCGACCCGCTTGAGTGAGCGTCTGGTTGACGCCTGGCTGGAGGCTGAAGATGAAGATGAGAAGGATTTTATCCTGTCCCATCCTGAGCATTTTCTGTGGAATCAGCATGACTTGCCGGATCAGTCTTATGATGACCGGCTGAGTGCTTATGGCAATGAGTTGATGCAGTATGTGATGAATATATGGCCGCGACTTGAAGTAGTCAGGATGACCCTTGAGGACCGCCGTTTTGGAGATCTTGACCATCGTGAGCAAGAGATCATCTATCCTTTTCTAACAGAGCTAAATGGTCTGTCAGAGAAAATCATATGCCTAACCAGTGAATTACAAATCGAAAAACCGCAATAG